One Coregonus clupeaformis isolate EN_2021a unplaced genomic scaffold, ASM2061545v1 scaf0582, whole genome shotgun sequence DNA window includes the following coding sequences:
- the LOC123485142 gene encoding stonustoxin subunit beta-like, whose protein sequence is LDLNTVNRFLSLSEENRKVTCRREEQPYPDHPERFEDWEQVLCREGLTGRCYWEVERSGGEAVIGVTYKGINRRGKGDDCCLGYNDKSWCLICSDTSYYVRHNHNLTIIDVPSSSSHRVGVYLDWPAGTLSFYRVSSDTLTHLNTFYTTFTEPLYPGFWVYGFDSSV, encoded by the coding sequence ctggacctaaacacagtaaacagattcctctctctgtctgaggagaacagaaaggtgacatgtaggagagaggagcagccgtatcctgatcacccagagagatttgaggactgggaacaggtgctgtgtagagagggtctgactgggcgctgttactgggaggtagagaggagtgggggagaggctgttataggagtgacatataaaggaatcaacaGGAGAGGAAAGGGTGATGACTGTTgtcttggatacaatgacaagtcctggtgtCTGATCTGCTCTGACACCAGTTACTATGTCAGGCACAATCACAATCTGACtatcatagacgtcccctcctccagctcccacagagtaggagtgtatctggactggccagccggcactctgtccttctacagagtctcctctgacacactgacccacctgaacacattctacaccacattcactgagcccctctatccagggttttgggtttatggttttgactcctcagtg